One part of the Rhodococcus oxybenzonivorans genome encodes these proteins:
- a CDS encoding nitroreductase family deazaflavin-dependent oxidoreductase yields the protein MPLTGEYEPSPSKWAADQAELIESSNGTEGTTLNGMPVVLLTTRGAKSGKLRKTPLMRVEHDGKYAIVASLGGAPKNPVWYYNVKADPHVELRDGHMTRDMVAREVTGEEKAVWWERAVAAFPNYADYQKNTDREIPVFVLEPA from the coding sequence ATGCCACTCACAGGTGAATACGAACCCAGTCCGTCCAAGTGGGCCGCAGATCAAGCGGAGTTGATCGAATCGAGCAACGGCACCGAAGGTACGACGCTCAATGGAATGCCCGTCGTCCTGTTGACCACCCGCGGGGCGAAATCCGGGAAACTTCGCAAGACCCCGCTGATGCGCGTCGAGCACGACGGAAAGTATGCGATCGTGGCGTCCCTCGGCGGCGCTCCGAAGAACCCCGTGTGGTACTACAACGTGAAGGCCGATCCGCACGTCGAGCTCCGGGACGGTCACATGACACGGGACATGGTGGCCCGGGAGGTGACCGGCGAGGAGAAGGCAGTCTGGTGGGAGCGCGCGGTCGCCGCATTCCCCAACTACGCCGATTATCAGAAGAACACCGACCGGGAGATTCCTGTCTTCGTTCTCGAGCCCGCCTGA
- the ilvA gene encoding threonine ammonia-lyase IlvA, whose translation MSTSPDTAARNTTSPLTVGDIDAAIERISHVIDATPLQWSERLSALTGANVYLKREDLQVVRSYKLRGAYNLMAQLAPDERAAGVVTASAGNHAQGVAFACRAMGIVGRIYVPSSTPKQKRDRIRAHGGEFVELILTGETYDAAAAAAAADVLRTGATMVPPFDDVRTAAGQGTIAAEILAQLDTVPDAVVVPVGGGGCIAGMATYLHAHAPRTALVGVEPTGAASMTAALVAGAPVTLSEIDPFVDGASVKRVGDLPFAVVSALGAEVVSHTALLQADGSTIRLDPESFVMTNLDEGALCTTMLELYQNEGIIAEPAGALSVAALGSITFEPGSTVVCLVSGGNNDVSRYGEILERSLVHLGLKHYFLVDFPQEPGALRRFLDEVLGPEDDITLFEYVKRNNRETGAALVGIELGNADGLGDLLERMEHSQMQVERLEPGSPAYRYLT comes from the coding sequence GTGTCCACATCGCCCGATACCGCAGCCCGCAACACCACTTCGCCCCTGACCGTGGGCGACATCGACGCGGCGATCGAGCGAATTTCCCACGTGATCGACGCCACGCCGCTGCAATGGAGCGAGCGGCTGTCGGCACTCACCGGCGCGAATGTCTACCTCAAGCGCGAGGACCTGCAGGTGGTCCGCTCCTACAAGCTACGCGGCGCCTACAACCTGATGGCTCAGCTCGCCCCGGACGAACGTGCGGCGGGTGTGGTGACGGCCAGCGCGGGCAATCATGCGCAGGGAGTGGCCTTCGCCTGCCGCGCAATGGGAATCGTCGGACGAATCTATGTTCCGTCTAGTACGCCGAAGCAGAAGCGCGACCGCATCCGCGCGCACGGCGGCGAGTTCGTCGAACTCATTCTGACGGGGGAGACCTACGATGCGGCGGCCGCTGCCGCCGCCGCCGATGTGCTGCGCACCGGGGCGACGATGGTCCCGCCGTTCGACGACGTACGCACCGCGGCGGGCCAGGGGACGATCGCCGCTGAGATTCTCGCGCAGCTCGACACGGTTCCCGACGCGGTGGTCGTCCCGGTCGGGGGAGGCGGGTGCATCGCCGGTATGGCGACCTATCTTCACGCTCACGCGCCGCGGACTGCCCTCGTCGGCGTGGAGCCGACCGGCGCGGCGTCGATGACCGCCGCCCTGGTGGCCGGGGCGCCGGTCACGCTGTCGGAGATCGACCCGTTCGTCGACGGTGCCTCGGTGAAGCGGGTCGGCGACCTGCCGTTCGCCGTCGTGTCCGCGCTCGGCGCCGAGGTCGTTTCGCATACGGCGCTGCTGCAGGCTGACGGGTCGACGATCCGACTCGATCCGGAGAGCTTCGTCATGACGAACCTCGACGAAGGTGCCCTGTGCACCACGATGCTCGAGCTGTACCAGAACGAGGGCATCATCGCCGAGCCCGCCGGTGCACTGTCCGTCGCCGCGCTCGGCAGCATCACGTTCGAACCCGGTTCGACGGTGGTGTGCCTCGTCTCGGGCGGCAACAACGACGTCTCGCGCTATGGCGAAATTCTGGAACGGTCGCTGGTGCATCTCGGTCTCAAGCACTACTTCCTCGTCGATTTTCCGCAGGAACCGGGTGCGCTGCGACGATTCCTGGACGAGGTGCTCGGTCCCGAGGACGACATCACGCTGTTCGAGTACGTCAAACGGAACAACCGTGAGACCGGCGCCGCCCTGGTAGGTATCGAGTTGGGGAATGCGGACGGTCTCGGCGACCTCCTCGAGCGGATGGAGCACTCGCAGATGCAGGTGGAGCGGTTGGAACCGGGTAGCCCGGCGTACCGCTACCTCACCTGA
- a CDS encoding TetR/AcrR family transcriptional regulator, with amino-acid sequence MAAGTRDRILDALEKLLLDVGIAQVTLEAVAAEAEVSKGGLLYHFPNKEALLAAMVRRLGERADAQLADAVSGGTSLSEWYLQVPDASTTEELALYRSTIAALRSVDGQHDEIQRAVIEVMRGWDEGLHSEIEDPVQAEIVRLVGDGIYLAALLGLPLPEPELYSKVVERLLQK; translated from the coding sequence ATGGCTGCCGGTACGCGCGATCGAATACTCGACGCCCTCGAGAAGTTGTTACTCGACGTGGGAATCGCCCAGGTGACACTCGAAGCAGTCGCCGCCGAAGCAGAGGTCTCCAAGGGTGGTCTCCTGTACCACTTCCCCAATAAAGAGGCACTCCTCGCGGCGATGGTGCGTCGCCTGGGCGAGCGCGCCGACGCCCAGCTCGCCGACGCCGTTTCCGGCGGCACCTCGCTGTCCGAGTGGTATCTGCAGGTTCCGGATGCCAGCACGACCGAAGAGCTGGCCCTCTATCGATCCACCATCGCCGCATTGCGCAGCGTCGACGGACAACACGACGAGATCCAGCGAGCGGTGATCGAGGTCATGCGCGGCTGGGACGAAGGCCTGCACAGCGAAATCGAGGACCCGGTGCAGGCCGAGATCGTCCGGCTGGTCGGCGACGGCATTTACCTCGCGGCCCTACTCGGACTCCCCCTGCCCGAGCCGGAGCTGTACAGCAAGGTCGTGGAGCGACTCCTGCAGAAGTGA